From one Arcobacter lacus genomic stretch:
- a CDS encoding DNA polymerase III subunit delta': protein MLDFIENSSILIVNNIEETLNLMLPKYPLHSVRVIKNEEKEEFLIAQANETIKEAFIATSEKKYLFLCGSTFRKEAQNALLKILEEPPRNIVFILITNSKTSLLPTIYSRLPYKYLKKSEQKIESSLDLNRLDLKDIYTFLQENQKISKQEAKDIVESLLLKANNQKIKLSQKKLDFFSKAIKLLELNSKPINVLTTLLLYLSNQKNQN from the coding sequence TTGTTAGATTTTATTGAAAACTCTTCTATTTTAATAGTAAATAATATTGAAGAAACTTTAAATTTAATGCTTCCAAAATATCCTTTACACTCTGTAAGAGTTATTAAAAATGAAGAAAAAGAAGAATTTTTAATAGCTCAAGCAAATGAAACTATTAAAGAAGCTTTTATTGCAACAAGTGAAAAAAAATATCTATTTTTATGTGGTTCAACTTTTAGAAAAGAGGCACAAAATGCTCTTTTAAAAATTTTGGAAGAACCACCTAGAAATATAGTTTTTATACTTATAACAAATTCAAAAACATCTCTTTTACCAACTATTTATTCGAGATTACCATATAAATATCTAAAAAAATCTGAACAAAAAATAGAGTCATCTTTAGATTTAAATAGACTTGATTTAAAAGATATTTATACTTTTTTACAAGAAAATCAAAAAATTTCTAAACAAGAAGCAAAAGATATAGTTGAATCACTTTTATTAAAAGCTAATAATCAAAAAATCAAACTTTCACAAAAGAAACTTGATTTCTTTTCTAAAGCAATAAAATTATTGGAACTAAATTCAAAACCAATAAATGTTCTTACAACTCTACTTTTATATTTATCAAATCAAAAAAATCAAAACTGA
- a CDS encoding HobA family DNA replication regulator: MQEFLNWTVDTIRKDKYISPWLEEKKYEWTPLVSKNINNLLERNFSVIVITDKDREWFLEYALTNINSTKLNRPFLPYYDFKSFYKYIDNVKSDEDISYIKDMLSISFPNGYCFWYIGKGQDIRATIPKVLKNSFLWLFDEEKQDAFNLKSNDEALDMKLLQMFRLYNKTLSASLFAEINVEN, translated from the coding sequence GTGCAAGAATTTTTAAATTGGACAGTTGATACAATAAGGAAAGATAAATATATTTCTCCTTGGCTAGAAGAAAAAAAATATGAATGGACGCCTTTAGTATCTAAAAATATCAATAATCTTTTAGAAAGAAATTTTTCTGTTATTGTTATTACAGACAAAGATAGAGAGTGGTTTTTAGAGTATGCTTTAACAAATATTAACTCTACAAAATTAAATAGGCCATTTTTGCCATATTATGATTTTAAATCTTTTTACAAATATATCGATAATGTAAAATCAGATGAAGATATTTCATATATAAAAGATATGTTAAGTATTTCATTCCCAAATGGTTATTGTTTTTGGTATATTGGAAAAGGACAAGATATAAGAGCAACTATTCCAAAAGTCTTAAAAAATTCATTTTTATGGCTTTTTGATGAAGAAAAACAAGATGCTTTTAACTTAAAATCAAATGATGAAGCGTTAGATATGAAACTTTTACAAATGTTTAGATTGTATAATAAAACATTGAGTGCTTCATTATTTGCTGAAATAAATGTGGAAAATTAA
- a CDS encoding aspartate kinase: protein MLKVLKFGGTSVGTLDRIQNVANIIKKIKDEGHDVIAIVSAMSGETNKLLDYAGYYSKTPKLDEIDMLLSSGERVTSALLSIALNEMGYKAMSMSGRQAGIVTDNAHTKARIESIDTTEMKKSIKDGNIIIVAGFQGIAQDTLRVSTLGRGGSDLTAVAIAGAIEADVCEIYTDVDGIYTTDPRIEPKAKKLDKISYDEMLELASLGAKVLQNRSVEMAKKLNVNLVSRSSFTPEVEGTLITKEENIMEKPVVSGIALDKNQIRVGMYGVTDRPGIASAIFTALADANINVDMIVQTRGLDGTTDLDFTIPTTDFEICKKVMEQFKAQAKNIDYNESICKVSIVGVGMKSHTGVASKAFTAMANENINIRIISTSEIKISMIVDEKYAELAVRALHEAYHLDK, encoded by the coding sequence ATGTTAAAAGTACTTAAGTTTGGTGGAACAAGTGTTGGTACACTTGATAGAATACAAAATGTTGCAAATATCATAAAAAAAATAAAAGACGAAGGTCATGACGTAATAGCTATCGTTTCAGCTATGAGTGGAGAGACTAATAAGCTATTAGATTATGCTGGTTATTATTCAAAAACTCCAAAATTAGATGAAATTGATATGCTTTTAAGTTCAGGAGAAAGAGTAACTTCTGCACTTTTATCAATTGCTTTAAATGAAATGGGATATAAAGCTATGTCAATGAGTGGAAGACAAGCAGGAATTGTTACAGATAATGCTCATACAAAAGCAAGAATCGAATCTATTGATACAACTGAAATGAAAAAATCAATAAAAGATGGGAATATCATCATTGTTGCAGGTTTTCAAGGAATTGCACAAGATACTTTAAGAGTTTCAACTCTTGGTCGAGGAGGAAGTGATTTAACTGCTGTTGCAATTGCAGGAGCAATTGAAGCTGATGTTTGTGAAATATATACTGATGTTGATGGTATTTATACAACAGACCCTAGAATTGAACCAAAAGCTAAAAAGTTAGACAAAATCTCATATGATGAGATGCTTGAACTTGCTAGTTTAGGTGCAAAAGTATTACAAAATAGATCAGTAGAAATGGCGAAAAAATTAAATGTAAATTTAGTATCAAGAAGTAGCTTTACGCCAGAAGTTGAAGGTACATTAATCACAAAGGAAGAGAATATAATGGAAAAACCAGTTGTAAGTGGAATTGCTTTAGATAAAAATCAAATTAGAGTTGGAATGTATGGGGTTACAGATAGACCTGGTATTGCTTCAGCTATTTTTACTGCACTTGCAGATGCAAATATAAATGTTGATATGATTGTTCAAACAAGAGGATTAGATGGAACAACTGATTTAGATTTTACAATTCCTACAACTGATTTTGAGATTTGTAAAAAAGTTATGGAACAATTTAAAGCTCAAGCTAAAAATATAGATTATAATGAATCTATTTGCAAAGTATCTATTGTTGGTGTTGGGATGAAATCTCATACTGGAGTTGCTTCAAAAGCATTTACAGCAATGGCTAATGAAAATATTAATATAAGAATTATTTCAACTAGTGAAATTAAAATTTCTATGATTGTTGATGAAAAATATGCAGAGCTTGCTGTTCGAGCTTTACATGAAGCTTATCATTTGGATAAATAG
- a CDS encoding RNA pyrophosphohydrolase, whose product MTDKKEKKTINEKKNFRPNVAAIVLSAKYPHKCEIFIASRTDVENAWQFPQGGIDDGESSKEALFRELEEEIGTRDVEIIAEYPTWVSYEFPPAIAKKMYPYDGQRQKYYLVKLKKGATINIDTEIPEFSEYKFVPTENIYEYITFFKRTVYKQVIKYFKNEGYI is encoded by the coding sequence ATGACTGATAAAAAAGAAAAGAAAACAATTAACGAGAAAAAAAACTTTAGACCTAATGTTGCAGCTATCGTACTATCAGCAAAATATCCTCATAAGTGTGAAATTTTTATTGCTTCAAGAACTGACGTTGAAAATGCTTGGCAGTTTCCTCAAGGTGGAATTGATGATGGAGAATCATCAAAAGAGGCTTTATTTAGAGAATTAGAAGAAGAAATTGGTACAAGAGATGTTGAGATCATTGCAGAATATCCTACTTGGGTATCTTACGAATTTCCTCCTGCTATTGCTAAAAAAATGTATCCTTATGACGGGCAAAGACAAAAGTATTATTTAGTTAAATTAAAAAAAGGCGCTACAATTAACATAGATACTGAGATTCCTGAATTTAGCGAGTATAAATTTGTGCCTACTGAAAATATTTATGAATATATAACTTTTTTTAAAAGAACTGTTTATAAACAAGTTATAAAATATTTTAAAAATGAAGGTTATATTTAA
- the hemW gene encoding radical SAM family heme chaperone HemW, which yields MLLYIHIPFCDSKCFYCAFNSYTDKFSLKNDYMKALKIQLKNNIEKYAKNKKIETVFIGGGTPSTIKASEYKEIFEIINPYLEEKVEITTEANPNSASFEWLETMKSLGVSRVSFGVQSFQNEKLKFLGRSHNSNSAIKAIQNASKIGFKEINCDIIYGVKNDTLNSIKEDLDIAFSLPITHISAYSLTIEEGTKFFKLDKNSVKIDDEDLSYEIFDYFSKNGFTQYEISNFSKNKNSQSKHNYGYWQHKEYLGVGAGAVGYINKRREYPLKNLEEYIKNPLFVEIEEIDEDDIKVEKVLLGFRCLNGVELELFDEKELKKIDELISYEKVYIENNKVFNKNFLLADELALYILD from the coding sequence TTGCTTTTATATATACATATTCCATTTTGCGATAGTAAATGTTTTTATTGTGCGTTTAACTCATATACAGATAAATTTAGTTTAAAAAACGATTATATGAAAGCTTTAAAAATACAATTAAAAAACAACATAGAAAAATATGCAAAAAATAAAAAAATAGAAACTGTTTTTATAGGAGGGGGAACACCTTCTACTATAAAAGCTTCTGAATACAAAGAGATTTTTGAAATAATAAATCCATATTTAGAAGAAAAAGTTGAAATAACAACGGAAGCAAATCCAAATTCTGCTTCATTTGAATGGTTAGAAACTATGAAAAGCCTTGGTGTAAGCCGTGTGAGCTTTGGAGTTCAAAGTTTTCAAAATGAAAAATTAAAATTTTTAGGAAGAAGTCATAATAGTAATAGTGCTATTAAAGCTATACAAAATGCTTCGAAGATTGGTTTTAAAGAGATAAATTGTGATATTATTTATGGTGTTAAGAATGATACATTAAATAGTATAAAAGAAGATTTGGATATTGCTTTTTCACTTCCAATTACGCATATAAGTGCATATTCATTGACAATTGAAGAAGGAACAAAATTTTTTAAACTTGATAAAAATAGTGTAAAAATTGATGATGAGGATTTATCTTATGAAATATTTGATTATTTTTCAAAAAACGGATTTACTCAATATGAAATATCAAATTTTTCAAAAAATAAAAATTCTCAATCAAAACATAACTATGGATATTGGCAACATAAAGAGTATTTAGGCGTTGGAGCTGGTGCAGTTGGATATATAAATAAAAGAAGAGAATATCCTTTAAAAAATCTTGAAGAGTACATAAAAAATCCTTTATTTGTTGAGATTGAAGAAATAGATGAAGATGATATAAAAGTAGAAAAAGTTTTATTAGGATTTCGATGTTTAAATGGTGTAGAATTAGAACTTTTTGATGAAAAAGAACTAAAAAAAATAGATGAACTAATTAGTTACGAAAAAGTTTACATAGAGAATAATAAGGTTTTTAATAAAAACTTTTTATTAGCTGATGAATTAGCTTTATATATTTTAGATTAA
- the prmC gene encoding peptide chain release factor N(5)-glutamine methyltransferase: protein MIIKDAVRKYSNELKLVTHIPSKEVEILIMYLLDKNVIWLHLNYNSEFSKIKELENLVKKRATNYPLEYIIGKASFYGEQFLVKEGVLIPRPETEILVENAVEILKDKKEPIKVLEIGTGSGIISVMLAMLIENIKIIAVDINPKAIELAKENAIKHNVLEKIDFRLSNLYENVNEDDINLTISNPPYIANDYKLPLNVKFEPSNALFGGSLGDELLKDIIKQTNDKKIPYLLCEMGYDQKKSLEEYFKQFNVEFYNFYKDYENFDRGFTLKFKNKE from the coding sequence ATGATAATAAAAGATGCAGTAAGAAAATATTCAAATGAACTAAAACTTGTAACTCATATTCCTTCAAAAGAAGTTGAAATATTAATAATGTATTTATTGGATAAAAATGTTATTTGGCTTCACTTAAACTATAATAGTGAATTTTCAAAAATAAAAGAGCTTGAAAATTTAGTAAAAAAAAGAGCTACTAATTATCCTTTAGAATATATTATTGGTAAAGCTTCTTTTTACGGAGAGCAGTTTTTAGTAAAAGAAGGTGTTTTAATACCAAGACCTGAAACAGAGATTTTAGTTGAAAATGCAGTTGAAATCTTAAAAGATAAAAAAGAGCCTATAAAGGTTTTAGAAATTGGAACTGGAAGTGGAATAATATCTGTAATGCTTGCTATGTTAATTGAAAATATAAAAATTATTGCAGTTGATATAAATCCAAAAGCAATAGAACTTGCAAAAGAGAATGCTATAAAACATAATGTTTTAGAAAAAATAGATTTTAGACTTAGTAATTTATATGAAAATGTAAATGAAGACGATATAAATCTAACAATTTCAAATCCACCATATATTGCAAATGATTATAAACTACCTTTAAATGTAAAGTTTGAACCATCAAATGCACTTTTTGGTGGAAGTTTAGGTGATGAACTTTTAAAAGATATCATAAAACAAACAAATGATAAAAAAATCCCATATTTACTTTGTGAAATGGGATATGACCAGAAAAAAAGTTTAGAAGAGTATTTTAAACAATTTAATGTTGAATTTTATAATTTTTATAAAGATTACGAAAATTTTGATAGAGGATTTACTCTAAAATTTAAAAATAAGGAATAA
- a CDS encoding M3 family metallopeptidase — protein sequence MSFKDFNLDNLENSKEILEKLLDEKRVLINELLNLENKTYKNFVLPFQEIGESINEFLTPIFHIDSVKNSEITTKVYEECLPIISKYETEISQNENIYLSLKDIQSNEKSILNNIQNKVLENETRDFELSGCNLENNKKKRLEEINLKLSELSHKFSQNLLNATNAFEMIITDFEDVKEIPQSDLELAKFEEDGITKYKFTLQMPSYLAYITYGTNRKRREEIYKAYCTKAPENGKIIEQILALKDEKVKILGFENYAQYSLATKMAKTEDDVISFLEELGNKAKKKAKEELEEIKEIALKDGITDFRSSDMAYYSEKLKKAQYDLDEEYYRPYFEQQSVLNGFFDFLHQMFNIKFTKTQTKAWDEKVKVYDLSEDGKTIARIYIDLEARKDKRGGAWMNNWHSHFRNSNGEINLPTAYIVGNFPQSTKEIASLLRHSDVVTLFHEMGHALHHLLSKIEEPFVSGISGVAWDTVEFPSQFLEYFSYDKDVLKLFAKHYQTGEVLDDEAIDRIIKAKNFQSSLATVRQVEFALFDFKLYQKLYKTEDEIQSLLDTIREEFAAIIPPKYNKFQNGFSHIFSGGYSAGYYSYKWAEVLSADAFYMFIDSGNIFNKELGIKYRDTILSQGGSYDMDKLFFDFAKREPSIDSLLKIEGIIS from the coding sequence ATGTCATTCAAAGATTTTAATTTAGATAATTTAGAAAATAGTAAAGAAATTTTAGAAAAACTTTTAGATGAAAAAAGAGTATTAATAAATGAGTTATTAAATTTAGAAAATAAAACTTACAAAAATTTTGTTTTACCATTTCAAGAAATAGGGGAGAGCATAAATGAATTTTTGACTCCAATCTTTCATATTGATTCTGTTAAGAACTCAGAAATAACTACAAAAGTGTATGAAGAATGCCTTCCAATTATCTCAAAATATGAAACTGAGATTTCTCAAAATGAAAATATTTATTTATCTTTAAAAGATATACAGTCTAATGAAAAAAGTATATTAAATAATATACAAAATAAAGTATTGGAAAATGAAACAAGAGACTTTGAATTATCAGGTTGTAATCTAGAAAATAATAAAAAGAAAAGACTTGAAGAGATAAATTTGAAGCTTAGTGAACTTTCTCATAAATTTTCTCAAAACCTTTTAAATGCAACAAATGCTTTTGAAATGATAATTACTGATTTTGAAGATGTAAAAGAGATACCTCAATCAGATTTAGAGTTAGCAAAATTTGAAGAAGATGGAATTACAAAATATAAGTTTACACTTCAAATGCCTTCTTATTTAGCTTATATAACTTATGGAACTAACAGAAAAAGAAGAGAGGAAATTTATAAAGCTTATTGTACAAAAGCACCAGAAAATGGAAAAATTATAGAACAAATTTTAGCTTTAAAAGATGAAAAAGTAAAAATACTTGGATTTGAAAATTATGCACAATATTCTCTTGCAACTAAAATGGCAAAAACAGAAGATGATGTAATCTCATTTTTAGAAGAGTTAGGAAATAAAGCTAAGAAAAAAGCAAAAGAAGAGCTTGAAGAGATAAAAGAAATAGCTTTAAAAGATGGAATAACTGATTTTAGATCAAGTGATATGGCATATTATTCAGAAAAATTGAAAAAAGCTCAATATGACTTAGATGAAGAGTATTATAGACCATATTTTGAGCAACAATCAGTTTTAAATGGTTTTTTTGATTTTTTACATCAAATGTTTAATATTAAATTTACAAAAACTCAAACTAAAGCTTGGGATGAAAAGGTAAAAGTTTATGATTTAAGCGAAGATGGAAAAACTATTGCAAGAATTTATATAGATTTAGAAGCTAGAAAAGATAAAAGAGGTGGTGCTTGGATGAATAACTGGCATTCACATTTTAGAAATTCAAATGGAGAGATAAATCTTCCAACAGCTTATATTGTAGGGAATTTCCCTCAATCTACAAAAGAGATAGCTTCACTTTTAAGACACTCTGATGTTGTAACACTTTTTCATGAAATGGGACATGCGCTTCATCATTTATTGAGTAAAATAGAAGAACCATTTGTTAGTGGAATTTCTGGTGTTGCATGGGATACAGTTGAATTTCCATCACAATTTTTAGAATATTTCTCATATGACAAAGATGTTTTAAAACTATTTGCAAAACATTATCAAACAGGTGAAGTTTTAGACGATGAAGCGATAGATAGAATAATTAAAGCCAAAAACTTCCAATCATCACTTGCAACTGTTAGGCAAGTTGAATTTGCATTGTTTGACTTTAAACTATATCAAAAGTTATACAAAACGGAAGATGAAATACAATCTTTACTTGATACAATTAGAGAAGAATTTGCTGCAATTATTCCACCAAAATATAATAAATTTCAAAATGGTTTTTCTCATATATTTTCTGGTGGATATAGTGCAGGATATTACTCATATAAATGGGCAGAAGTACTAAGTGCAGATGCTTTTTATATGTTTATTGACTCTGGAAATATATTCAATAAAGAGTTAGGAATTAAGTATAGAGATACTATTTTAAGTCAAGGTGGTTCATACGATATGGATAAACTATTTTTTGATTTTGCAAAAAGAGAACCAAGTATAGATTCTTTATTGAAAATTGAGGGAATTATTAGCTAA
- a CDS encoding sirohydrochlorin chelatase, producing the protein MEALIIVAHGSKIKSSNDEIIEISNKIKNKNENTFYAFLELSEPSFYDVLKELVEKEYKKIKIFPYFLAAGKHVLVDIPNIIKEFKTNHKDIEFIVLPHFGLCNGVEDLILSNS; encoded by the coding sequence ATGGAAGCTTTAATAATTGTAGCACATGGTAGTAAAATAAAAAGTTCAAATGATGAAATCATAGAAATTTCAAACAAAATAAAAAACAAAAATGAAAATACATTTTATGCTTTTTTAGAATTAAGCGAACCATCATTCTACGATGTTTTAAAAGAACTTGTTGAAAAAGAATATAAAAAAATCAAAATATTCCCTTATTTCTTAGCTGCAGGAAAACATGTTTTAGTAGATATTCCAAATATTATAAAAGAATTTAAAACTAACCACAAAGATATAGAATTTATTGTTTTACCACATTTTGGTTTATGCAATGGTGTAGAGGATTTAATTCTTTCAAACTCTTAA
- a CDS encoding tyrosine-type recombinase/integrase — protein sequence MRYELDFKNNFNDTLLFWLERFIRNKLTTLSNRQVLQKEKLASIIQQLVKGTKSINELAFIAKEARNIGLAGVNTYFNPLFKLYNFLINLGLASMKEIDEELLSDFLASETSSLSDASKKNHRIALLSFFSYIDKQNQNEDGSSYLFKIELKNWGGLSGKSGTKLPSFMNKDEIDRFLKAIDDFEFTDNTGFRNRLIIKIIIYTGIRVSEILNLRIKDIFKEENVYMLQIKGKGNKPRVVMIKSSIIEKELQNWLDMRVCNSDLLVCNQKGERLTQAYISRVVENILISAGIRKEKNGAHMLRHSFATLLYQKHHDLILVQEALGHADINTSRIYTHFDKERLKKTTEIF from the coding sequence ATGAGATATGAGTTAGATTTTAAAAACAATTTTAATGATACATTGCTTTTCTGGCTTGAAAGATTTATTCGTAATAAACTTACAACTCTTTCAAATAGACAAGTATTACAAAAAGAGAAATTAGCTTCAATAATTCAACAATTAGTAAAAGGAACAAAGTCTATTAATGAATTAGCTTTTATAGCAAAAGAAGCTAGAAATATAGGTTTAGCTGGAGTAAACACATATTTTAACCCCCTATTTAAACTATACAATTTCTTAATTAACTTAGGTCTTGCTTCTATGAAAGAGATAGATGAAGAGTTGTTAAGTGATTTTTTAGCTAGTGAAACTAGTTCATTATCAGATGCTTCTAAAAAAAATCATCGAATTGCCCTACTATCTTTCTTTTCTTATATAGATAAACAAAATCAAAATGAAGATGGAAGTTCATATCTATTTAAAATTGAACTAAAGAATTGGGGAGGTTTGAGTGGAAAAAGTGGAACTAAACTACCCTCTTTTATGAATAAAGATGAAATTGATAGATTTTTAAAAGCAATTGATGATTTTGAATTTACAGATAATACAGGTTTTAGAAATAGACTTATAATTAAAATTATCATTTATACTGGTATTAGGGTTAGTGAGATTTTAAATTTAAGAATAAAAGATATTTTCAAAGAAGAGAATGTTTATATGCTTCAAATAAAAGGGAAAGGAAATAAACCTAGAGTTGTTATGATAAAAAGTTCTATTATTGAAAAAGAGCTACAAAATTGGTTAGATATGAGAGTTTGCAATAGTGATTTATTAGTTTGCAACCAAAAAGGTGAAAGATTAACTCAAGCTTATATTAGCAGAGTTGTTGAAAATATTTTAATCAGTGCAGGAATAAGAAAAGAGAAAAATGGAGCTCATATGTTAAGGCACTCATTTGCAACACTTTTATACCAAAAACACCATGATTTGATACTTGTTCAAGAAGCTTTAGGACATGCTGATATTAATACAAGTAGAATTTATACTCACTTTGATAAAGAAAGACTCAAAAAAACTACGGAGATATTTTAA
- a CDS encoding MFS transporter, giving the protein MENKNTKAKILGLVSFGHFTNDTMQSLMIAVYPMLKNDFSLTFAQIGLITLVYQLSASILQPLVGLFTDRYHKPYSIAFSMFCTFIGLTSLAFATNYYLILVSAILIGIGSSIFHPEASRIARMAAFGEKYGLAQSVFQIGGNLGSAIGPLIAVWLVLPNGQSSIFYISIIALLSIPILIYVGSWHKNYHASIKNKTILIKQTLSKQKISFALMILLILMFSKFLYMSGISNYLMFYLIQQYNISDEMAQYHLFYFLFSVALGTIFGGPLGDKFGRKAIIFASIFGIVPFTLALPYVDIYLSTIFLSIIGFMLASAFPAIVVYAQELIPGKVGTISGLFFGIAFGLAGIGAAILGYFIDIYGVVLIYKICSFLPLLGLFAVLLP; this is encoded by the coding sequence GTGGAAAATAAAAATACAAAAGCTAAGATTTTAGGACTGGTTAGTTTCGGTCATTTTACAAATGATACTATGCAATCACTTATGATTGCAGTTTATCCTATGTTAAAAAACGATTTTTCTCTTACTTTTGCTCAAATTGGTTTAATTACATTAGTTTATCAACTTTCAGCATCGATTTTACAGCCATTAGTAGGGCTTTTTACAGATAGATATCATAAACCATATTCTATTGCTTTTTCTATGTTTTGTACTTTTATAGGATTAACTTCTTTAGCTTTTGCAACAAATTATTATCTTATATTAGTTTCAGCAATTTTAATTGGAATTGGTTCATCTATATTTCATCCAGAAGCTTCAAGAATCGCAAGAATGGCAGCTTTTGGTGAGAAATATGGATTAGCACAATCAGTTTTTCAAATAGGTGGAAATTTAGGAAGTGCTATTGGTCCATTAATAGCAGTTTGGCTGGTATTACCAAATGGTCAATCTAGTATTTTTTATATCTCAATTATTGCACTTTTATCTATTCCTATTTTGATTTATGTTGGTTCTTGGCATAAAAATTATCATGCAAGTATTAAAAATAAAACTATATTAATAAAACAAACTCTTTCTAAACAAAAAATAAGTTTTGCTTTGATGATTTTACTTATTTTAATGTTCTCTAAATTTTTATATATGTCAGGTATTAGCAACTATTTAATGTTTTATTTAATTCAACAATATAATATTAGTGATGAAATGGCGCAATATCATTTGTTCTATTTTTTATTTTCAGTAGCTTTAGGAACTATATTTGGAGGTCCTTTAGGTGATAAATTTGGTAGAAAAGCTATCATTTTCGCATCAATTTTTGGAATAGTGCCTTTTACATTAGCTTTACCTTATGTAGATATTTATCTTTCTACGATATTTTTATCAATAATAGGATTTATGTTAGCTTCTGCTTTTCCAGCTATTGTAGTTTATGCACAAGAACTTATTCCAGGAAAAGTAGGGACAATTTCAGGATTGTTCTTTGGAATAGCTTTTGGATTAGCTGGAATTGGTGCAGCAATTTTGGGATATTTTATAGATATATATGGAGTAGTTTTAATTTATAAAATCTGTTCATTTTTACCATTACTTGGTTTATTTGCTGTTTTGTTACCTTAA
- a CDS encoding flavodoxin family protein, which translates to MFIKIIDCTESYNQDIEGIVTFFTNYFNALNVKNERIKFKDYRIVTCTQCRCCTQIKGEEPVKCVIKDDMNPLLDKIEEGDAYVILEDRNDLFNKNKVHEKVESRLIAYRYWPYGQADSILRNPFLKKTSILINYNTTKYFMNHSFYTTKISMEDVSVSIGAQVLDWQVIIPTNDLIKDYAKRLKELADLLINSLKK; encoded by the coding sequence ATGTTTATTAAAATAATAGATTGTACAGAGAGTTATAATCAAGATATAGAAGGAATTGTAACTTTTTTTACAAATTATTTTAATGCTTTGAATGTAAAAAATGAAAGAATTAAATTTAAAGATTATAGGATAGTAACTTGTACGCAATGTAGATGTTGCACACAAATAAAAGGTGAAGAACCAGTAAAATGTGTTATAAAAGATGATATGAATCCTTTACTTGACAAAATAGAAGAGGGTGATGCTTATGTCATTTTAGAAGATAGAAATGATTTATTTAATAAAAATAAAGTTCATGAAAAAGTAGAAAGTAGGTTAATAGCATATAGATATTGGCCTTATGGACAAGCTGATTCGATATTAAGAAATCCTTTCTTGAAAAAAACATCTATTTTGATAAATTACAATACAACTAAATACTTTATGAATCATAGCTTTTATACAACTAAAATTTCGATGGAAGATGTTTCAGTTTCTATTGGAGCTCAAGTTTTAGATTGGCAAGTAATCATTCCTACAAATGATTTAATTAAAGATTATGCAAAAAGACTAAAAGAATTAGCGGATTTATTGATAAATTCATTAAAAAAGTAA